Proteins encoded by one window of Rutidosis leptorrhynchoides isolate AG116_Rl617_1_P2 chromosome 7, CSIRO_AGI_Rlap_v1, whole genome shotgun sequence:
- the LOC139859229 gene encoding serine/threonine-protein kinase TIO-like: protein MVAVKRLSTKESKGGQGIKEFLTEIQLLSRYKHQNIVSLLGFCKQGDEKILIYEYAEHGSLDTYLSRACTFTWKQRINICIDAAYGLDHLHNHVSDNHRVIHRDIKSGNILLGHNLKAMIADLGLSKRGLTNDNDSYIVTHACGTDAYLDPEYRRTGILTKESDIYSFGVVLFEVLCGRLSYMNVQDNRRYLDQLARSSYKEHKLEEIIDPSLKDKIDSNSLFTYSKIAYECLLINRPERPAIATVVKQLKDALKFQDDMDKGPKLTNYEGIKDSPRDELTTNAIKKVLIKGDTELIGSTGENTSERKLEAISFQENWIPISLPESWDDGVSTSNQSEPSVVTKLVATGARDSKGVADEIFWEHMGITVNILRMKKSDYNRGQLHLLDDLLIKCFSLLRKLLDNNGGGFGDSYMSHWVAVVELYKEVTGCTEDASGRLVYESVTCIRIMISSVAQHLKASKATKHAEVATNTLRKMLDHAKALGVIDDLLSCVATCGKSLMSGSSNLLRAACEACEAIWSLIHAFEIHSTNEEAPVFPLSSMYSHSLDQINIRSLIHAFEIQSRKENEPIILRCCLHNDLVARVLCGLSSSCSSVVGGGGENTIISEVFSLISLCASFNTDPQQQDTNNLKIEVSDPSDLVLHACLLLATVAQSIDDRSKGYTAVIMLTSSPETQQSRLSDLAHHYSLCDGIQNFRPHSMSAMLALGYMCSLENNEPIATSIREIVVPLIPPSTTLCDYLRMSITDAQGGKLMLSYWRGIKDGCVVLLYFRLLWGGPLATIQDLGSCDIPQSLINLLGNKQQQQQQHSNEIGLSPLGVYWAVSSLHMCLKGGSSVFRQVLITSENVKIMCDLISDVHLKLLRYWVGPGGGKSGVKETVDQVVNLLRFPFEASEKSIELGDMDSQSRKDMVIEIKASMDQ from the exons ATGGTTGCTGTAAAGCGACTTAGTACTAAAGAGTCTAAAGGTGGTCAGGGGATTAAGGAGTTCTTAACAGAGATTCAACTGTTGTCTCGTTATAAACACCAAAACATCGTCTCCCTTCTTGGTTTCTGTAAACAAGGCGATGAAAAAATTCTTATATATGAGTATGCTGAGCATGGAAGCCTTGATACGTACCTGAGTAGGGCATGTACATTCACATGGAAGCAAAGGATTAATATATGCATCGATGCAGCTTACGGTCTTGATCATCTTCACAACCATGTTTCAGATAATCATAGAGTTATCCACAGGGATATTAAAAGTGGAAACATTCTGTTGGGTCACAACTTGAAAGCTATGATTGCGGATCTAGGACTTTCCAAAAGAGGTCTTACAAATGATAATGATAGTTATATTGTGACGCATGCGTGCGGCACGGATGCTTATTTGGATCCGGAGTATAGGAGAACAGGAATTCTTACTAAAGAGTCGGATATATATTCATTCGGGGTAGTATTGTTTGAGGTCTTATGCGGCAGGTTGAGCTACATGAATGTGCAGGACAATCGGCGTTATCTAGATCAACTGGCTCGAAGCTCCTACAAAGAACATAAACTAGAGGAAATAATTGATCCTAGTTTGAAAGATAAAATTGACTCAAATTCTTTGTTTACATATTCAAAGATTGCATATGAATGCTTACTCATTAATCGGCCTGAACGACCTGCAATAGCTACTGTGGTAAAACAACTCAAGGATGCATTGAAATTCCAG GATGATATGGATAAAGGCCCTAAGCTGACGAACTATGAAGGGATAAAAGATTCTCCAAGGGATGAGCTTACAACAAATGCCATTAAGAAAGTCCTTATCAAGGGGGACACCGAG TTGATTGGTTCTACCGGTGAAAACACATCTGAGAGGAAATTAGAGGCGATATCATTTCAAGAAAATTGGATACCGATCAGTTTGCCTGAATCCTG GGATGACGGTGTTTCAACGTCAAACCAGTCCGAGCCGAGTGTTGTTACAAAGTTAGTTGCTACTGGTGCACGTGATTCTAAAGGGGTGGCAGATGAGATATTTTGGGAACACATGGGTATTACTGTCAACATTCTTCGAATGAAAAAGTCAGACTACAATAGAGGGCAGTTACATTTGCTAGATGACTTGCTGATTAAG TGTTTCTCACTTTTAAGAAAATTATTGGATAATAATGGAGGTGGGTTTGGAGATTCATATATGAGTCATTGGGTGGCCGTAGTGGAGCTCTATAAAGAG GTTACTGGTTGCACTGAAGATGCATCGGGGAGACTTGTATATGAATCTGTTACCTGCATTAGAATTATGATATCCAGTGTAGCACAACATCTGAAAGCTTCCAAGGCCACCAAACATGCCGAGGTGGCGACAAACACTCTTAGAAAGATGTTGGATCATGCTAAAGCTTTAGGTGTCATAGATGATTTGCTTTCATGTGTAGCGACTTGTGGTAAAAGTCTCATGTCTGGTTCTTCAAATTTGTTACGTGCAGCTTGTGAAGCATGTGAGGCTATTTGGTCACTAATACATGCTTTTGAGATTCATTCTACAAACGAAGAGGCACCTGTATTTCCGTTAAGCTCGATGTATTCCCACTCTCTGGATCAGATTAATATTAGGTCACTGATACATGCTTTTGAGATTCAATCTAGAAAAGAGAATGAACCT ATAATCTTACGGTGTTGCCTGCATAATGATTTGGTTGCTAGAGTTTTATGTGGTCTCTCTAGTTCATGTTCATCAGTGGTTGGTGGAGGTGGTGAAAATACAATCATTTCAGAGGTTTTTTCATTAATATCTCTTTGTGCTTCATTCAATACAGATCCTCAACAACAAGACACAAACAACCTGAAAATCGAAGTATCTGATCCAAGTGACTTGGTTCTACATGCATGCCTTTTATTAGCTACAGTTGCACAATCCATAGATGATCGGTCTAAAGGATATACTGCAGTAATTATGCTTACATCATCACCTGAAACTCAGCAGTCTCGCCTCTCTGACCTAGCTCACCATTACTCTTTGTGTGATGGAATACAGAATTTTCGTCCCCATTCTATGTCGGCCATGCTGGCACTTGGATACATGTGCTCCCTTGAAAATAATGAGCCCATTGCAACGTCAATTCGTGAAATAGTCGTTCCTTTGATCCCACCGAGTACCACACTTTGTGATTATCTCAGGATGTCAATTACAGACGCTCAAGGTGGTAAACTCATGCTCTCATACTGGCGCGGGATCAAGGATGGGTGCGTGGTTTTGTTGTATTTCAGATTACTTTGGGGTGGACCTTTAGCTACTATTCAAGACTTGGGTAGCTGTGATATTCCCCAAAGTCTTATTAATTTGTTAGGAAacaagcagcagcagcagcagcagcattcaAATGAAATTGGACTATCACCTCTTGGGGTTTACTGGGCAGTTAGTTCATTACACATGTGTCTTAAAGGAGGAAGTTCAGTTTTTCGCCAGGTGTTGATTACAAGTGAAAATGTAAAAATAATGTGTGATTTAATATCTGATGTCCATCTTAAGCTTTTACGCTATTGGGTTGGACCTGGTGGAGGGAAAAGTGGAGTCAAAGAGACAGTTGATCAAGTAGTTAATCTTTTGAGGTTTCCATTTGAGGCTTCTGAGAAGAGTATTGAACTTGGAGACATGGACTCTCAAAGTAGGAAGGATATGGTTATAGAAATAAAAGCAAGCATGGACCA GTAG
- the LOC139857150 gene encoding serine/threonine-protein kinase TIO-like → MIDHRSLVVELVRKGLLNPILMKSLLDDSSPTQVKVKALKIVTGLAEMDKEFYELIDGADILQQLKAFLTHDDPEVRAWTCTAIGYMCMRSSYFYSLLAKHNISSLLVDLLFDKDVFPRVCAVFAIGHMTLFSEYFYEDLRRCIHQLAKLLLSPGMHNITKRNVAACLNNLSKHSDKLSEDMISKGAMEALLKVVTDYSVVALDPNRIDDVKESPLQRTLEALATMCKHQPCRQFIRSSHVYPAIGELRD, encoded by the exons ATGATAGATCATCGTTCACTGGTTGTTGAACTTGTTAGGAAAGGACTCTTGAATCCAATTTTAATGAAAAGCTTACTTGATGATTCATCACCAACTCAAGTCAAGGTGAAGGCTCTGAAAATAGTTACAGGATTAGCCGAAATGGACAAG GAGTTTTATGAGCTAATAGATGGAGCAGATATATTACAACAGTTGAAAGCTTTCCTTACACATGACGATCCAGAAGTGCGTGCTTGGACGTGCACGGCTATAGGATACATGTGCATGCGTAGCTCCTACTTTTATAGCTTGTTG GCAAAACACAACATCAGTAGCCTGTTGGTTGACCTGTTATTCGATAAGGATGTCTTCCCCCGTGTATGTGCTGTATTTGCT ATTGGTCATATGACACTCTTCAGTGAATATTTCTATGAAGACCTGAGGAGATGTATACATCAACTTGCAAAACTGTTGCTTTCACCAGGGATGCATAACATAACGAAGAGGAATGTTGCTGCTTGTCTTAACAATCTTTCTAAACACTCGGATAAACTTAGTGAAGATATGATCTCTAAAGGAGCAATGGAG GCTTTGTTAAAGGTAGTCACAGATTACTCTGTTGTTGCACTCGACCCAAACAGGATTGATGACGTCAAAGAGTCACCTCTACAACGCACTCTTGAGGCATTAGCTACAATGTGTAAACATCAACCTTGTAGACAGTTCATCCGTTCATCACATGTGTACCCAGCCATAGGAGAACTACGTGACTAA